A stretch of Heptranchias perlo isolate sHepPer1 chromosome 1, sHepPer1.hap1, whole genome shotgun sequence DNA encodes these proteins:
- the LOC137330931 gene encoding prostate androgen-regulated mucin-like protein 1 homolog, translated as MPCNIGLVALLLTAELSAVISNGESTTETLSIRNGASEAFEGSPLTTIQSTTQTSTTTNTITSTVGPTITTTTNPAVTTSTSTKHNSPVSESSTGMATGSLPEATSRRDTNKSYKTSAPQPTSTAKQSTDVTSISQLTSTLGQSTDDTTTLEPSSTTAQSTTTQLTGNSSTAQSTTAQSTGNSNTAQSTTTQSTGNSRTAQSTTAQSTGNSNTAQSTTAQSTGNSRTAQSTTAQSTGNSNTAQSTTAQSTGNSSTAQSTTAQSTGNSKTAQSTTAQSTGNSSTPQSTTAQSTGNSKTAQSTTAQSTGNSSTPQSTTAQSTTAQSTGNSSTPQSTSAQSTGITSVPQSSTAVIQSTDVTSAPKATFTVSQTKGSTTASKTTSVTNGKTGTTAADATSLSSLSMVTPPALEKPSSTAPGQTSKTEAPSSRETTMITEQSANSLSAGSVAAISVVVIIAVLVLFGGVTYFKLRNSSYGRLLDDQDYGSWGNYNNPLYDDS; from the exons ATGCCCTGCAACATTGGGCTGGTCGCCCTGCTGCTGACTGCAG AATTAAGTGCTGTCATTTCAAATGGAGAAAGTACAACAGAAACATTGTCCATTAGAAATGGAGCATCAGAAGCTTTTGAAGGAAGTCCACTAACCACCATTCAATCCACCACCCAAACTTCAACCACAACCAACACAATAACAAGCACCGTAGGGCCAACCATAACCACAACAACCAATCCTGCAGTCACTACATCTACAAGCACCAAACATAACTCTCCTGTTTCAGAGAGCTCTACAGGAATGGCAACAGGATCCTTACCAGAGGCAACAAGCAGACGCGACACAAATAAATCATATAAGACAAGTGCACCACAACCGACTTCAACTGCAAAACAATCAACGGATGTTACAAGTATATCACAGTTAACTTCAACGTTGGGCCAATCAACAGATGATACCACAACACTAGAGCCAAGTTCAACCACAGCCCAGTCAACCACAACCCAATTAACAGGTAATTCCAGTACAGCACAGTCAACTACAGCCCAATCAACAGGTAATTCCAATACAGCACAGTCAACCACAACCCAATCAACAGGTAATTCCAGGACAGCACAGTCAACCACAGCCCAATCAACAGGTAATTCCAATACAGCACAGTCAACTACAGCCCAATCAACAGGTAATTCCAGGACAGCACAGTCAACCACAGCCCAATCAACAGGTAATTCCAATACAGCACAGTCAACTACAGCCCAATCAACAGGTAATTCCAGTACAGCACAGTCAACTACAGCCCAATCAACAGGTAATTCCAAAACAGCACAGTCAACTACAGCCCAATCAACAGGTAACTCCAGTACACCACAGTCAACTACAGCCCAATCAACAGGTAATTCCAAAACAGCACAGTCAACCACAGCCCAATCAACAGGTAACTCCAGTACACCACAGTCAACTACAGCACAGTCAACTACAGCCCAATCAACAGGTAACTCCAGTACACCACAGTCAACTTCAGCCCAATCAACAGGTATTACGAGCGTACCTCAGTCATCTACCGCTGTAATCCAATCAACAGACGTTACAAGTGCACCAAAAGCAACTTTCACCGTAAGCCAGACgaaaggaagcacaactgcatcaaaaaCCACTTCAGTCACAAATGGCAAGACAGGAACGACGGCTGCTGACGCGACCTCTTTGTCTTCATTGTCAATGGTAACACCACCAGCTCTAGAGAAGCCGAGTTCAACAGCCCCAGGACAGACATCAAAAACTGAAGCCCCATCATCCCGGGAAACCACCATGATTACTGAGCAATCTGCAAACAGTTTGAGTGCAG GAAGTGTGGCGGCCATCTCTGTGGTGGTCATCATCGCAGTTTTGGTGCTGTTTGGAGGAGTCACATACTTTAAATTAAG GAATTCTTCATATGGACGATTGCTGGATGACCAAGACTACGGTTCATGGGGGAATTACAATAACCCTCTGTACGATGATTCATAA